A DNA window from Onychostoma macrolepis isolate SWU-2019 chromosome 13, ASM1243209v1, whole genome shotgun sequence contains the following coding sequences:
- the lingo2b gene encoding leucine-rich repeat and immunoglobulin-like domain-containing nogo receptor-interacting protein 2b, whose product MLFSPFSCALGLSLLPLLLFQCPAHACPARCECSVPTRSVSCHRRRLVQVPEGIPIETRALDLSKNRLRIVTPQNFSSLLLLEELDLSNNLLSSVEPGSFRTQPRLRSLRLRSNQLTLLPRGALAGLSELTLLDVSQNRLVILLDYGFEEQRRLRVLELSDNELVFIAPRAFSGLASLRSLTLQRCNLSTVPTHALAHLHGLTSLRLRDLGIAELQAHAFKGLPRLKHLEVDRWPLLEGFPTSALQGLNLSTLSITHTNLTSVPVVTHLLYLTHLNLSYSRIRILPAGWLRGMDRLEVVRVRKSNLLSVEPQAFQGASSLRLLDLCYNRLSTLERSVFPASEALQTLLVGQNPLVCDCRLRWLLERTPPLLYGDVQPECSAPAPLAGKPLRDLMEPQISRYVICTKPKVVSMATYPAQAEEGQRAWLYCSADGAPPPSVSWLTPHRRHITTKSTGRMVVHTNGSLEFRMAEPQDSGMYVCVASNPAGNATLSITVAVKSSGIRDRALYANRSFLFDSDYNSSLINGTEEYTIRVVLDFTTILVSTAMGCLSFLGVVLFCFLLLFAWSRGKGKHRGSVDIQYVPRKRKGANSELTETSGPRRVNMKMI is encoded by the coding sequence ATGCTGTTCTCTCCGTTCTCTTGTGCTCTGGGGCTCTCCCTCCTGCCACTCCTCCTGTTTCAGTGCCCCGCCCACGCCTGCCCTGCCCGCTGCGAGTGCTCTGTGCCCACACGTTCTGTGTCATGCCATCGCAGGCGGTTAGTGCAGGTGCCTGAAGGCATCCCTATAGAGACAAGGGCATTGGACCTTAGTAAAAACCGGCTGCGCATTGTGACGCCACAGAACTTCTCCTCGCTGCTGTTGCTGGAGGAGCTGGACCTCAGCAACAACCTGTTGTCATCTGTGGAACCTGGCAGCTTCCGCACTCAACCACGGCTACGCTCGCTCCGACTGCGCAGCAATCAGCTGACTCTGTTGCCACGCGGAGCACTGGCTGGCCTCAGCGAGCTCACTCTGCTGGATGTCAGTCAAAACCGTCTTGTTATTCTGCTGGACTACGGTTTTGAGGAGCAGCGGAGGCTGCGGGTGCTAGAGCTGAGTGATAATGAGCTAGTGTTTATCGCCCCACGGGCCTTCAGTGGCCTGGCGTCCCTGCGCTCTCTAACGCTGCAGCGATGCAACCTGAGCACAGTGCCCACACATGCTCTTGCACATCTACACGGTCTAACCAGCCTGCGATTGCGGGACTTGGGCATCGCGGAGCTTCAGGCACACGCATTTAAGGGTCTACCACGACTGAAACACCTTGAAGTGGACCGCTGGCCTTTGTTAGAAGGGTTTCCGACCTCTGCTTTGCAGGGGCTGAACCTCAGCACACTCTCCATTACCCACACCAACTTGACGTCCGTGCCAGTGGTGACACATCTGTTGTATCTAACGCATCTCAACCTGTCTTACAGTCGTATACGTATCCTGCCAGCAGGGTGGTTGAGAGGAATGGACCGGCTGGAAGTTGTACGTGTGCGAAAGTCTAACCTGCTCAGTGTGGAACCTCAAGCCTTTCAAGGAGCCTCCTCGCTGCGCCTTCTTGACCTTTGTTACAACCGTCTCTCCACGCTTGAGAGGAGTGTTTTTCCTGCTTCTGAGGCCCTGCAGACTCTTCTGGTTGGCCAGAACCCATTAGTGTGTGACTGTCGTCTACGCTGGCTCCTGGAGAGGACTCCACCTTTGCTGTATGGCGATGTTCAACCTGAATGTAGTGCTCCTGCTCCCTTGGCTGGGAAGCCTCTTAGGGACCTGATGGAACCTCAAATCTCTCGCTACGTTATCTGCACCAAGCCCAAGGTTGTCTCAATGGCAACTTACCCAGCACAGGCAGAAGAAGGACAGAGAGCTTGGCTATACTGCAGTGCGGATGGTGCTCCACCACCTTCTGTGTCATGGCTGACACCGCATAGGCGACACATTACCACAAAGAGCACGGGAAGAATGGTGGTCCACACTAATGGCTCGCTGGAGTTCCGCATGGCAGAGCCTCAGGATAGCGGCATGTACGTGTGCGTGGCATCGAACCCAGCGGGCAATGCCACTCTGTCCATCACTGTTGCTGTTAAAAGCTCGGGAATCAGGGATAGAGCCCTTTACGCCAACCGCAGCTTTCTGTTTGACTCCGACTACAACAGTTCCCTGATTAATGGCACGGAGGAGTACACCATAAGGGTGGTGCTGGACTTCACCACCATCCTGGTCTCCACAGCAATGGGCTGCCTCAGCTTCCTGGGTGTCGTCTTGTTCTGtttcttgttgttgtttgcATGGAGCCGTGGCAAAGGGAAGCACAGAGGTAGCGTGGACATTCAGTACGTCCCACGAAAGCGGAAAGGCGCAAACTCAGAACTTACAGAAACAAGTGGGCCCAGACGAGTCAACATGAAGATGATCTAA